The genomic DNA CAATGTCTCCGCCGTGTGCCTCGAGAATGTTACGGCAGATGGCAAGTCCTAATCCTGTCCCCCGCGGTTTGCCGCTGGTGAAAAACGGTTCGAATACATGCGGGAGGTGGGTGGGGCTGATCCCGGTTCCCCGGTCTGCGACGGTGACTTCCAGTCCCGGTTCCACCCCTCGGGCCTGCTGAACCAGAGTGACGGTAATCGTCTTGCCGGAGGGGCTGGCTTCGATCGCGTTCTGCAGGACGTTGAGCAGCACTTGTTTCAGCTGATCGCGATCGGCCTGAATGGTGTAGGGGGAGTCCGGCGACGCGAGACGGATCGTCACCTGTTTGCGCGTGAGCGGCTCATCCAAGACCTTCATGACCTCTTGCACCAGCTGTGCCATGTCGAAAGCGAACGCCACGATCTCACGGGGGCGGGCATAGTCGATGATCTGGTTCACGATCCGATCGAGGCGTTTGGTCTCCTGCAGAATGACGGCCAGATCGGGGCGGCGCGCATCGGTTGGATCGGTGTCGTCGAGTAGGAGAGACGTGGTCGAGCCGATGCCGACGAGCGGGTTTCTGATTTCGTGCGCGATGCCTGCGGCCACTTGCCCGAGTGTGGCCAGTCGCTCGGCCCGCCGCAGTCGCGATTGCATGAGGTCGAGCGCGGTGATGTCCACGTTGAACCCCTGGTACATGACGACCTCTCCGGAATGATCGCGAATCGGGATGCGCCGGCTCAAGACTTTCCTGATAGTGCCGTCCGGATGGAGAAACCGGAAGACCGTTTCATAGGGCTGTCCCTCCGCCACCGCCTGCGCGAATTCCTCGATAACCCGCTCCCGGTCCTCCGGGTGGATCGCGCGCCGGACCGCATCGGGGTCCTTCTCTTCGCGCGGGTCGAGTCCCGCGAGGAGGCTGTTGTATCGATTGCTGAACACGAGGGTCATTCCGCGGGTGGTAAAGATGCCGAAGGGGGCATGGTCGACGATACTGCGATACTTGGCCTCGGAACCGGCCAGGTCCTGGTTGAGCTGTCGCAGGTTGGCTTCCGACAGTTGTAGCGCTGCAATGTGAGAATGGATGGCCGAACTCATGGCGTGCATGACACGCGACAGATTTCCGATCTCATCCGTTCTTGTCATGACCGGAACCTGCGGAATCGGATTGCTGTCCGACGCCACCACCGCCCTGGCCAGGCGCTCCAGCGGCGTCGTGATGGAGTGGGCGATGAGGTGCAAGGCTGCCACCATGCAGATCAGCGCGAAGAGGCCGCCGCCGAGAATGGTCATGAGCATGGTGTCGCGATCCTGGGCGAGTTTCGCGAGTTTGGTATTCAGTGCCGTCTGGGCGAGATGTTCGAAGCGCCCCATGTCCTGGCGAATCTTCAACATCAACGTTCGCCCTTTGCCCTCCTCGATGTAGAGCCGCGCCTCGTCGGGATGCTCCGCCTTCACGGCATCGATCAAGGTTTCCTTTTCATCGATGAACTGCCGGACGAGTTGTTGGACGGAGGTGATCAACGCGCGTTGATCGTCATAGGCGGAGACCTGCGCTTCCAGCGTCCTGCCGATGTTCAGCACATGGTCCTGAGCGGTTCGATAGGGAAACAAGTAATGCTCCTGGCTCGTGAGCACGAAACCGCGAAACCCTGTTTCGAGGTCCACGACGAGCCGAAGGTACTCCGAGGCCAATCGCTGGGAGTAGTAAATGTCATTGAGTTGACCTTCGTCGTCGGAGAACGTCGTGACGGTGCGGTAGGTCAAGACGCTGAGAAGCAGCACGGTGAGTGCAGGGATCACCGACGCAAGAAAGAGCTTGCGGGCAATGGGCAGATTGCTGAGCAGGTCACTCAAGGGCGGTCTTCATCTCCGACAACATCGTAGTCTGTGCGCTTGTCTCTGTGCAACTTTGCCGCCTGATCCGCCCTGTCGGGACCAGCGCCTGTCGGGAGAAATCTCTGTGCCTTCAGCGGGTGCCGGTCCCCGCTCCGCATGCGGTTCTTATCGCGGGATGCGAAATGAGCGGTTTCGCACCGTGCGCCTGTGCGATCTCGCCCGTATTCATGAAGTTCCTCAAGGGGCGGATGATCCGGATCCGGTCCAGGCAGCGACGAACGATCTTCCCCATTTGTCTCAGAGCGGTACGGAGGGGTGAAAAACGCTAAGGCACGCGCCTTGCTCAACGTGTGACAGAAGGATCTCCGTGACCGTGCCACGCATCGCGCGACGAGTGATGGCCGGCGAACCGAAGAAGGAGGCTGCGATGGACTATGTGAAGCCATACGGCGTGGTGGACAGTATGCTGGCCGGCGGCGCGCTGAAGTTGAGTTTGCCGCCGCGTCAGTTGGTGCTTCGCGGCATGCTGGCCGGCGCCTATCTCGGGATCGGGACCAGCATGGCGGTGACGGTGGCGGTCGAAACCGGATACTGGATTCTCGGCAGTCTGCTCTTTCCCTTCGGATTGGCGCTGGCGATTCTGCTTGGTGCCGAGATCATCACGGGCAGTTTTGCACTGTTGCCCTGCGCTGCCGTCGCCGGCCAGAAGAATGCCGGTCTGCGGCAGGTCTGTGCGAACTGGGGCTGGGTCTTCCTGGGCAATCTGCTGGGCAGTACCCTGTACGCCGGCCTGTTTGCCATCGCTCTGACCACCGCCGGAGATGCGCAAATCAATGCGGTCGGGACCAAACTCATTGCGATCGCCGAAGCGAAAACCAACTATTACGCGTCACATGGCACGGCCGGGCTCCTCGCGGCGTTCACCAAAGGGATGCTCTGTAACTGGATGGTAAGCCTGGCGGTGGTGGCGGCGTTCATGTCGACGTCATTCTCCGGGAAAATCCTCGCGATCTGGGGGCCGACCTTGTTGTTCTTTTCGCAAGGATTCGAGCATGCGGTCGTGAACATGTTTCTCATGCCCGTCGGCATGTTGCTGGGGGCCAATGTCAGTGTGTCGACCTGGTGGCTCTGGAATCAGATCCCGGTGACCGTAGGGAATCTGGTCGGGGGCATGCTGTTTACGGGATTGGCGATCTATGGGGCGCACCATACGAGTGCGCCGGCCGCGACCCCATCCGTTCCCGCAACGATGCCGGCTCAACCGGGGACTGCCCGGGCCGATCAGCCGGGCTATTCTCCTTCGTATTAAGTCATGGAGTGCGGCGATGGCGGTTGTCTATCTCAGGCGATTGCATGGATGGCGCTTCGTGCTGTTCAACGCCGTGCTCGGCCTGTCGCACATCGTCGTGTTGTTCAACGCCGGTTCCTACATTGCCCTGCTGCCGCATGTGTCGGGCGATCTGGGTGGCGTGTTACCGAGTTTTCTCACCTGGGCGCAAACCGACTTCATGGTCGGGTTGGCCCTGGGCTTTCCCCTTGCGCGATACCTCTCGGGACGTATCGGCGATTACCGCCTGCTGATCGGGGCCTTTATGGTGTACAGCGTGGCGTCGTATTTGTGCGGTGATAGCCAGACGCTCGCGCAATTCGTTCCCGCTCGCATTGTGCAAGGGATTGCCGGTGGCATCACGCTGCCGATCGCCCAGTCCATGCTGCTCAACGAGTATCCCAAGCGATTGAAGGCGGTCGCCTTGACCGTCTGGGGCCTGTTCAGCATTACGCCCTTCACCATCGGGATGCCGGTGGGGGGGTATATCGCGTACATGCTCGGGTGGCGTTTTCTGTTCTACCTGGATTTCGTGCTGACACTCGTGATTGTCGGCACGCTGGCCGCCCTGTTGTACGGGCGAGGCTTTCGTCGCCGGTACGCGCGCTTCGACCTGGTCGGGTTTGTGCTGCTGGCGGTGTTGCTCCTGGGGCTTCAGACGTTGCTCAACATGGGCAACGATTTCGATTGGCTGGATTCGCCGTTCCTCCAGGCCATCGCGGTGGTGCTGCTCGTGGCGTTTCCCTGTTTCGTCATCTGGGAACTCGGGGAGCGACATCCGACCCTGGATCTTCGATTGTTCATGCACCGCAATTTTGTGATCGGCGTCATCAGCCTGACGCTCGGGTTCTTCTCGATCCAAGGGCTGCTGTCGCTGTTGATCGTGCAGATCCAACTCATTCTCGGTTATTCGTCCAAGCTGGCCGGGCTGGCCCTGTTGCCGCTGGTCTTGCTGGGGGCGCCTGCCATTGCGGTCATGCATATTCTCTGCAAGTACATCGATGCCCGCTGGTTGATCTGTCTGAACAGTCTGGGCTTTGCCTGGACCTTCTACTGGCTCGGCCTTTACGACGATCCCCATAGTTATGAGGAGCTCTTCTGGCCGATGCTGGTGGAGGGCATTTTTCTGGGATCGTTTTTTACGCCTGTGACAGTGTTGACCCTGCACGGCCTGTCCGGTCCGCTCATCATGCGCGCGGCCGAGGTCGCGAATCTCTTACGCGTGGCGGCGGGTGCCTTCGGGATCACGTTTCAAGGCATCGTGCTGTTCAGGCGTATCCATTTTCATCAACTGCATCTGGCCGATCACTTCGGCGGGCGCCAGTCGATCTCTTTCGATCCGATGGGGCAGTTGACGGCCAAACTCAGCGCGGCAGGATTGTCGCAGGCTCAGATCCAGGCCAAGCTTGGACTGCTGATCCGGCAGGAAGCGGCGATTCTTGGCCTGAACGACGCGTTTCTCGTTGCGAGTGTCTTGTTTGTGGGATTGGGCATTCTCGTGTGGTTCGCTCATCCGACCCACTTACCGGTGGCGCCGGCTCCGGCCGATGAGTTGCGGGAGATGCGCGCTGAGGAAATGATGGAGGAGGTGCCATGATTTTGCCTGTCACAATGAGGCGCCGATTGAAGATCGTCCTCGGGATCGGCTGCGCGCTTTTCTTCGGCGGTTGTGCCTGGATCCCGAAAGGGGATCAACCGGCGCAATATCTCGAGGCGCCTGAAATGACGGAGACGCTGGCGGAGGTCACGTCCCGGCTTCAGAATTGGCCGGAGGATCGCTGGTGGGAACAGTTCGGCAATCCGGAACTGAACGGGTTGATCGAGCAGTCGCTCAACGATAACCCCGGGTTAAAACATGCGGCGGCGCGGCTGCGGCAGGCCACTTCTCTCGTGAAGGTCGAAGGCGCCCGGCTCTTGCCGTTTCTCGAAGCGGACGCGTCGTTGACCTACGAGCGCATTTCACAACATGGCGTGTTTGCGGCCCTGAATCCGGAAGTAGCGGGCATCAAGATCATGTACGGGATTATCAATCCGTTGAGCTTCCGGTATGAGTTCGATTTTTGGGGAAAGAACCGGGCCATGCTGGAAGCCGCTCTGGGCCATGCTGCGGCCGAAGAAGCGGAAACGGCCGAAGTTCGGCTACGGCTGACCACCGGCATTGCCCGCGCCTATTTCCGCGGTCAGGCGCTTCAACAGCAGCTTACTATCGTCAAGACCATTGTCGGCATCCGCCGCGAGCTTAAGACGTTGGCGGAGACTCGGTTCCGGCTCGGGCTTGATAACGACCAGCCGGTCAAAATCGCGGTGGCCGACTATGAAGCCGCGTTCAAGCGCCAGGCGGCGATCCGCGATCAGTTGGATGTGCAGCGCCATTTACTGGCGCGATTAGTCGGCAAGGGGCCTGATGAGGGGGCCCATCTGTTCGCCAAGCCGAAAGTGATCGTTCCCAGTCAGATTGCGGCACCGGATCATCTGTCCCTGGGATTACTCGTCCATCGTCCCGATCTGGCGGCCGCCCTCTATCGCGCCCACGCCGCTTCGCGTTTGGTCAGGGTGGCGACGACGCAGTTCTATCCCACCATCGATCTGACGGGATTCGTGGGATTCAATGCACTGACATTGGCGAAGGGTACGGATAAGCTGGCCAATTTTCTTTTCAGCGGTCAAAGCTTCACCTATGGCTTGGCGCCAGGATTGCGCATGCCCTGGTTTGAAGGCGGCCGGCTCCGCGGTGAATTGGGTGCGCAACGGGCGGAATACGATGCGGCGGTGGAGCTCTACAACGACACCCTGCTGGAAGCGATGCGGGAAGTCGCCGACAGTTTGAGTGCCTGGCAAACCACGAACGAAATCATGGCCTCGCACAAACGGCTGGTGGCCTCGTTGGGTGATGACTGGCGTTTGGCGAAGGTGCGACTCGTGAATGGGCTCGATGATGATCGGGAGGTATTGAGACATCGTTATCCTGTCCTGGAGCAGGAGTATGCGCTCAGGGCGCTGGAGAGCGACCAACTGGTGGCGGCAGTCGATCTGATCGAATCCTTGGGCGGCGGGTATCACAATCCGGACATTGAAAAACGACCGAAACAGAATCCGAGCTAAATCCATGACAACCACAACTGCAGATATGTCTCAGCATCCGCAATCCGCTGGTGGCTCGCCGCCGGCCGGACCCTACCGCATCCATCCGAAGGCCATTCGTGCGCGACGGAATCGACGGCTACTAGTTGTGGCCGGTCTGGTCCTGGTCGCTACCGTCGCGTATCTGGTGCACTGGTATACGCACGACCGGTTTTGGGTACGAACAGATAACGCCTACGTCACAGGGAATCTAGTGCCGGTGGCGGCGCAGGCGTCCGGCATCGTGACGCAGGTGCTCGCCGAGGAAACGCAGTTCGTCAATCGGGGGGACTTGATGATCAAGTTGGATGAGCATCAAGCCTACGCTGCACTGGGGAGGGCCCGTGGCCGGTTGGGCGAGGAAGTCCGTCGTATCGCGTCGTTGTTTATCAATCGGAAGCAACTTGCGGAAAAACTGCGCTCGCGCCGGGCCCGGCTGGAGTTGGCCGAGCACGACATGGATCGGTATCAACGGGCCGCTCCGAGCGGCGCGATCTCCAAACAGATCCTGCAAAATACCGCGGACAAAATTGCGAGTTTGGACGCAGAGGTGCGGGAGACCCAGGCCGAGCTGGATTCTCTGGATGCGCAGATCGGGGGCACGACCGTCATGGCCCATCCGGCAGTAGATCTCGCCAAGCATCAGCTGATCGAAGCGCACCTGGAGTATACGCGCCAACAGATCCGGGCTCCCATTTCCGGATATGTTGCCAAGCGCAAAGCCCAGGTGGGAGATCGTGTTCAGCCCGGGGCGCTTCTCATGACCATCGTTCCGCTGGATCATCTGTGGGTCGAAGCGAATTTGCGTGAAACGGAACTGCAGCATGTCCGTCCCGGCCAGCCGGCCCTGGTGAACGTGAGCCTCTACGGATCGAAGCAAACGTTCCATGGCACGGTCGAGGGTCTGGTGCCGGGGAGCGGCAGCGCGTTCGCCCTGTTGCCTCCGGACAATTCGACCGGAAACTTCATTCACATCGTCGAGCGCGTCCCGGTGCGTATCGCCTTGCCCGCAGACGAACTGCGGGAACATCCGATTCGGCCGGGCCTGTCGACCGTGACCAGTATCAATATCACCGAGTCCGGGCAATCCGTGTGGACCTCCTTGGCGACCCCCTCCACGGCCGAATACGAGACCGATGTCTACGCGGACGAATTGCCTATGGCGGAGTCCCTGGCAAAAGAAGTGATCGCGACGAATTTGGTGGTCGGCGATCGTGGAGAGTCGATCGATTCCCTTCTCGACGAGGAGGAGGAGATTCAGCGGATAGTGCCACGAAAAGGCGATGCGCGCACGTCGCCTGAAGGACGGGTTCCGGTGGAGCGCGACCGGATGCGTACGCACCGTGATCCGGTGCCGAGTTCATTCATTCCGCGAAGAAGTCCCGATTTGGGCGCGACGACGGATCCTCTCACCCCCTCAATCGGTCCAGGCTCCGGGTCCTTGGGGCCCGAGGCAGGGCGCAGTCCCTCGCGACTCAGGTCAGGTTTTGAGATGGGTGAGGGCAGGCAGGTCTTGGGCACAGGACGTCATTAGTTTCCCTATCGGAACACCGGGAAGACAAGCCTTACCGAACCACGTGATCCGCTAGGTGGCCGCCGGCGCTACATTAAAGTTTGATGAAGATTCGACGAGCGACTGGAATCAGAAATGGGCCCAGCCTATGATGCCCATAGCGCACAAGCCACCACCGACCATCGAGGCCTGCTTGCAGTTCAGTGCTGTGCGTGCATGCGCCTTTCCTGACGACGTGTCGCTCCAGCGCACAGTGTCAGTGAGCCGTTCATAGAGGGTCTATGTTACGGGAAAAAGAAACGCGCCGTGCATAACGCGGCGCTCAACTATCGCACCCTGTTGTCCGTCACCAATGTGCTGAATTCTCAGCGCAACCGGCAGAGCCTGTTTCGCGCTGTCACGGATCAGTTGGCGAAAGTCGTCCGGTGGGAGCGAGCTGGAATCACGGTGTACGATTTGAAGTCGGATGCTTTTCGCTTTTATGCGGTGGAAACGAATCTGCCCAAGGTGGTGCTCAGAAGCGACGCGATGATCCCTCGCGCGCACAGCGCGGTGGGGTGGGTCTACGATCATCATCAGGTACACGTGCGGCCTCACCTTCAGCGAGAGCGACTGTTTATCGAGGATGAGAGTTATCTCCAGGAAGGACTTGGTCGCATGATCAACCTTCCTATGGTCGTCCAGGAAGCGTGTCTCGGTACTCTGAACATCGGCAGCGTCGAGGCGGGACATCCGGATCCGGCCGATGTGGATTTTCTCCAGCAGGTGGCCACGCAGATCGGCTTCGCCATCGCTCACGTCAACGCCTACGAAGAAATCAACCGTTTGAAAGAACAGTTGGCGCGGGAAAACGTGTACTTGGCGGAGGAGCTGAAGGCTAATCAGGATTTTGGCATCGTCGTAGGGCGAAGCCAGGCATTTGAGCAGGTGCTGACGCTCGCTCGGCAGGCGGCTCCGACGGGCGCCACGGTGATGGTGACAGGGGAGACCGGAACCGGCAAGGAGGTCCTGGCGCGCGCCATCCACGAGCGGAGCTTGCGGCGTGATCGGGCCTTTGTGCGGTTGAATTGTGCGGCGCTGCCATCGGGATTGATCGAAAGCGAGCTGTTCGGCCACGAGCGGGGCGCCTTTACGGGTGCCGAACATCAGCGGGTCGGCCGGTTCGAGCTTGCCGATGGCGGCACATTGTTTCTAGATGAGGTCGGCGAGATGCCGCTTGAGGCGCAGGCGAAGCTCTTGCGGGTACTCCAGGACGGTCTGGTCGATCGAGTCGGCGGTGCGAATGCCATTCCGGTGGATGTCCGGGTGATTGCCGCCACGAACGCCGATTTACACCGGGCGATTCAACAGGGGCGTTTCCGCAGCGATTTGTACTACCGCTTGAACGTGTTTCCCATCCATATGCCTCCGCTCAGAGAACGCCCGGAGGACATCCCTATCCTTGCCCGACATTTCCTGCGGGTTCATTCCCAGCGGCTGAAGCGACACTGTGAAGACTTCGATGGGCCGTCGATGGAGCGGTTGGTGCAATATGCCTGGCCGGGAAATGTGCGGGAGCTTGAGAACATCGTGGAACGTGCATTGATCCTGTGTCACGAGCGCCTGTTGCGTATCGATCCGGCGATGGTGAATGTACGTGTCCCGCCCGAAGCAGGTCCTCGCCGAACGCTGCATGACGAAGAGCGACACCATATTCTTCAAACGCTCACGCTGCTCGACTGGCGGATCGAAGGACCCGGCGGAGCTGCGGACCAGTTGGGGTTGGCCCCGAGCACGCTCCGCAGCCGGATGCAGAAATTGGCCATTCGCCGCCCCTCCCGCATGTAACCAGTTCCTCCGTGCCTCTCTCTCTGATCACGGTATGAATGTTCCAGCCCACGATTGATCGTGGTGGAATCGTGGTATCCCACCACGTGTCTTCGTGGCTGTTTTGTGCCGCCCGCGACCTTCATGAAATCTTCATTTCTGCCGTTCGATTTTTCAACGACATAGACATTCTGTCGGGATCCGTCCTCGTGGCATGTGAGGTGCACAAGGGGTCGTCGTGATTTTTTATTCTTTTCATCTTCTCACTGATGCGCGCGGTTCCTCGGGCAGAGAGCTGAGAATCGCTGCGCCGCCGCACGAGCGGCCGCTCGTGCGGCGGGAACACCACCGGCCTGGAAGGAGGGTTCATTTGCATTGGCCTGTTCCGGTCATGGGGGAAGTGTTGTGCGGACGCCATGAATCGTGGCGTCGGTAGCGTGTCCTGTCTTCTTATGAGGAGGTATTCATGATGCAGTTATCCCGCAGGCAGTTCTTGAAGGTCTCGGCGGGGACGGTCGCAGTGGCAGCTGTAGCCGACAAGGCTCTGGCGTTGACTGCGCTGCAACCGGTCGTCGAGGTCGACAATCCCTTGGGTGAGTATCCGGATCGATCGTGGGAGCGCGTCTACCACGATCAATATCGGTACGACTCATCCTTCACCTGGTGCTGCTCACCGAACGACACCCACGCCTGCCGCATTCGGGCGTTCGTCCGGAACGGTGTCGTGATGCGCGTGGAGCAGAACTATGACCACCAAACCTATGAAGATCTGTACGGCAACCGCGGCACGTTCGCGCATAACCCGCGCATGTGCTTGAAGGGCTTCACGTTCCACCGTCGTGTCTACGGTCCCTATCGTTTGAAGGGGCCGTTGATGCGGAAGGGCTGGAAACAGTGGATGGACGACGGCTCCCCTGAGCTGACGTCGGATGCGAAGCGGAAGTATAAGTTCGACAGCCGGTTCTTGGATGACATGGTCCGCGTGTCCTGGGATACGGCGTTTACCTATGTCGCCAAGGGGTTGATCGTCATCGGCACTCGCTACAGCGGTGAAGCCGGTGCCCGTCGCCTCCGCGAACAGGGCTATGCTCCGGAAATGATCGAGATGATGAAGGGGGCGGGCGTGCGGACGTTCAAGCACCGCGCCGGTATGCCGATCCTCGGCATGATGGGGAAACATGCCAATACCAGGTTCAACAACTGCGTGTTGCCCTTGTTGGATAGCTGGATCCGGAAGGTCAATCCCGATCAGGCGCAAGGCGGCCGCTACTGGAACAACTACACTTGGCACGGCGATCAAGACCCGTCTCAACCCTGGTGGAACGGCACGCAGAATTGCGACGTCGATTTGTCCGACATGCGCTTCACCAAGCTGAATACCAGTTGGGGGAAAAACTTCGTCGAAAACAAGATGCCGGAAGCGCATTGGAAATTGGAGAGCATGGAGCGGGGGGCTCGCCTCGTCGTCATCACTCCTGAGTATAACCCCACTGCGAGCCGCGCGGACTACTGGATTCCCGTGCGTCCTGAGACGGATGGCGCCTTGTTTCTCGGCGCCTCCAAAATCATTCTCGATGAAAACTACCAGGACATTGAGTTTATCAAGGGCTTTACGGACATGCCGTTGCTCGTGCGGACGGATACCCTCCAGTACTTGGATCCGCATGAAGTGCTGAGAGACTATCAGGTGCCGGATTTCACCAAGTCGTACTCCGGACGCGTGCAGGGATTGACCCAGGATCAGGTGCAGCGCCTCGGCGGCATGATGGTCTGGGACCTGGCCAAGGGGAAAGCCGTGCCCCTCCATCGTGAGCAAGTCGGCCTTCACCTGGCCCAGAGCGGCATCGACCCGGCCTTGACGGGCACCTATCGGGTCAAGTTGCTCAACGGGCGAGAAGTCGACGTCATGCCCATCTATCAATTGTATACGATTCACCTTCAGGACTATGACCTGGATACGGTACATCAGGTCAATCGCTCGCCGAAGGATCTCATTGTGCGGTGGGCGCGCGACTGTGGCACGGTGAAACCCGCGGCCATTCACAACGGTGAAGGCGTCTGCCACTATTTCCATATGACATCGATGGGACGAGCGGCGGCGTTGGTGATGATGCTGACGGGCAATATCGGAAAGTTCGGCACCGGTTGTCACACCTGGTCCGGTAACTACAAAGTCGGCATTTGGCAGGCGGCGCCCTGGTCCGGCGCAGGCGCGAGTGTCTATTTGGGCGAAGATCCCTGGAATTTAAATCTCAGGGACGATGTGCACGGCAAGGAAATCAAATATCGCAAATATTATTACGGTGAGGAGCCGGGGTATTGGAACCACGGCGACAATGCGCTGATCGTCAACACACCGAAGTACGGACGCAAGGTGTTTACCGGCAAGACCCACATGCCGAGCCCCAGCAAAGTCCGCTGGGTGGTGAACGTGAACATTCTCAACAACGCCAAGCACCACTATGACATGGTGAAAAACGTCGATCCGAACATCGAGATGCTGATCACGCAGGACATCGAGATGACTTCGGACGTGAACCATGCCGATGTGGCATTCGCCGTGAATTCCTGGATGGAGTTTACCTATCCCGAAATGACGGCCACCGTGTCGAATCCCTGGGTGCAGATCTGGAAGGGCGGCATCCGCCCCCTGTACGACACCAGGAACGATCTCGACTCCTTCGCGGGAGTCGCCGCGAAGCTGAAAGAGATCACCGGTGAACAGCGGATGGCGGATACGTATAAATTTGTGTATCACAATCGGGTGGATATTTACGTGCAGCGCATTCTTGATGCGTCGAGTACGTTCTTCGGGTACAGCGCCGATGTGATGTTGAAGTCGGAAAAAGGCTGGATGGTGATGTGTCGTACCTATCCGCGCCACCCGCTCTGGGAAGAGACCAACGAGTCCAAGCCGCACTGGACGCGATCGGGACGCTTGGAGACCTATCGTATCGAGCCGGAGGCGATCGAATACGGGGAAAACTTCATTTCACACCGGGAAGGCCCGGAGTGTACCCCATATATGCCGAACGCCATCATGACGACCAATCCCTATGTCCGGCCGGAGGATTATGGAATTCCCGTTACGGCGCAGCACCATGACGATAAGACGGTGCGGAATATCAAACTGCCGTGGTCGGAAATCAAGCAGCACGCGAACCCCTTGTGGGAGAAGGGGTACCAGTTCTACTGCGTCACGCCCAAGACCCGGCACCGGGTGCACAGCCAATGGTCGGTGAACGACTGGGTGCAAATTTACGAGTCGAACTTCGGCGATCCGTACCGCATGGATAAACGGACACCGGGTGTCGGCGAGCACCAGATCCACATCAACCCGCAGGCGGCGAAGGATCGCGGGATCAACGACGGTGACTATTGTTATGTGGACGGCAATCCCGTGGACCGGCCCTATCGCGGCTGGAAGCCGTCGGATCCGTTTTACAAGGTCGCGCGTTTGATGATCCGGGCGAAATACAATCCTTCATACCCGTATCATGTGACGATGGCGAAACACGCTCCCTATGTGTCCACGGCCAAGTCGGTGAAGGGGCATGAGACGCGGCCGGACGGACGCGCTATTGCGGTCGATACCGGGTATCAGTCCAACTTCCGGTACGGCGCGCAACAATCATTCACCAGGAGCTGGCTCATGCCGATGCACCAAACCGACTCCCTGCCGGGCAAGCAGGCGAATGCCTTGAAGTTCAAGTGGGGATTCGAAATCGATCACCACGCGGTCAACACGGTGCCGAAGGAGTGTTTGATCCGCATCACCAAGGCGGAAGACGGCGGTATCGGAGCCCGTGGTCCGTGGGAACCGGTCCGGACCGGCTTCACGCCGGGTCAGGAAAACGAGTTCATGATCAAGTGGCTCAAAGGCGAGCACATCAAGATCAAAGTGTAACCGCGTGAAACGTGAGAGGTGAGACGAGGGACGCGATCCCTCGGGCTCACCTCCCTTTTCCGTCTTTCGTTTACCGTTTCACGTCTAACNNTGTCAGTAATCATGCCAAATTGACCCCTGTCATCATGTGAAATGGACCCCTCCCCCACAACCAGGAGAGGACACCCATGGAGCTAGC from Nitrospira sp. ND1 includes the following:
- a CDS encoding molybdopterin-dependent oxidoreductase, whose product is MMQLSRRQFLKVSAGTVAVAAVADKALALTALQPVVEVDNPLGEYPDRSWERVYHDQYRYDSSFTWCCSPNDTHACRIRAFVRNGVVMRVEQNYDHQTYEDLYGNRGTFAHNPRMCLKGFTFHRRVYGPYRLKGPLMRKGWKQWMDDGSPELTSDAKRKYKFDSRFLDDMVRVSWDTAFTYVAKGLIVIGTRYSGEAGARRLREQGYAPEMIEMMKGAGVRTFKHRAGMPILGMMGKHANTRFNNCVLPLLDSWIRKVNPDQAQGGRYWNNYTWHGDQDPSQPWWNGTQNCDVDLSDMRFTKLNTSWGKNFVENKMPEAHWKLESMERGARLVVITPEYNPTASRADYWIPVRPETDGALFLGASKIILDENYQDIEFIKGFTDMPLLVRTDTLQYLDPHEVLRDYQVPDFTKSYSGRVQGLTQDQVQRLGGMMVWDLAKGKAVPLHREQVGLHLAQSGIDPALTGTYRVKLLNGREVDVMPIYQLYTIHLQDYDLDTVHQVNRSPKDLIVRWARDCGTVKPAAIHNGEGVCHYFHMTSMGRAAALVMMLTGNIGKFGTGCHTWSGNYKVGIWQAAPWSGAGASVYLGEDPWNLNLRDDVHGKEIKYRKYYYGEEPGYWNHGDNALIVNTPKYGRKVFTGKTHMPSPSKVRWVVNVNILNNAKHHYDMVKNVDPNIEMLITQDIEMTSDVNHADVAFAVNSWMEFTYPEMTATVSNPWVQIWKGGIRPLYDTRNDLDSFAGVAAKLKEITGEQRMADTYKFVYHNRVDIYVQRILDASSTFFGYSADVMLKSEKGWMVMCRTYPRHPLWEETNESKPHWTRSGRLETYRIEPEAIEYGENFISHREGPECTPYMPNAIMTTNPYVRPEDYGIPVTAQHHDDKTVRNIKLPWSEIKQHANPLWEKGYQFYCVTPKTRHRVHSQWSVNDWVQIYESNFGDPYRMDKRTPGVGEHQIHINPQAAKDRGINDGDYCYVDGNPVDRPYRGWKPSDPFYKVARLMIRAKYNPSYPYHVTMAKHAPYVSTAKSVKGHETRPDGRAIAVDTGYQSNFRYGAQQSFTRSWLMPMHQTDSLPGKQANALKFKWGFEIDHHAVNTVPKECLIRITKAEDGGIGARGPWEPVRTGFTPGQENEFMIKWLKGEHIKIKV
- a CDS encoding HlyD family efflux transporter periplasmic adaptor subunit, yielding MTTTTADMSQHPQSAGGSPPAGPYRIHPKAIRARRNRRLLVVAGLVLVATVAYLVHWYTHDRFWVRTDNAYVTGNLVPVAAQASGIVTQVLAEETQFVNRGDLMIKLDEHQAYAALGRARGRLGEEVRRIASLFINRKQLAEKLRSRRARLELAEHDMDRYQRAAPSGAISKQILQNTADKIASLDAEVRETQAELDSLDAQIGGTTVMAHPAVDLAKHQLIEAHLEYTRQQIRAPISGYVAKRKAQVGDRVQPGALLMTIVPLDHLWVEANLRETELQHVRPGQPALVNVSLYGSKQTFHGTVEGLVPGSGSAFALLPPDNSTGNFIHIVERVPVRIALPADELREHPIRPGLSTVTSINITESGQSVWTSLATPSTAEYETDVYADELPMAESLAKEVIATNLVVGDRGESIDSLLDEEEEIQRIVPRKGDARTSPEGRVPVERDRMRTHRDPVPSSFIPRRSPDLGATTDPLTPSIGPGSGSLGPEAGRSPSRLRSGFEMGEGRQVLGTGRH
- a CDS encoding sigma 54-interacting transcriptional regulator, which encodes MHNAALNYRTLLSVTNVLNSQRNRQSLFRAVTDQLAKVVRWERAGITVYDLKSDAFRFYAVETNLPKVVLRSDAMIPRAHSAVGWVYDHHQVHVRPHLQRERLFIEDESYLQEGLGRMINLPMVVQEACLGTLNIGSVEAGHPDPADVDFLQQVATQIGFAIAHVNAYEEINRLKEQLARENVYLAEELKANQDFGIVVGRSQAFEQVLTLARQAAPTGATVMVTGETGTGKEVLARAIHERSLRRDRAFVRLNCAALPSGLIESELFGHERGAFTGAEHQRVGRFELADGGTLFLDEVGEMPLEAQAKLLRVLQDGLVDRVGGANAIPVDVRVIAATNADLHRAIQQGRFRSDLYYRLNVFPIHMPPLRERPEDIPILARHFLRVHSQRLKRHCEDFDGPSMERLVQYAWPGNVRELENIVERALILCHERLLRIDPAMVNVRVPPEAGPRRTLHDEERHHILQTLTLLDWRIEGPGGAADQLGLAPSTLRSRMQKLAIRRPSRM